Proteins encoded in a region of the Mercenaria mercenaria strain notata chromosome 1, MADL_Memer_1, whole genome shotgun sequence genome:
- the LOC123545756 gene encoding serum amyloid A-3 protein-like: MELTIRLLAVLVIFVLITSTTEAWWGSRSGSSSRTSSSSSSGGSSSSSGGGSSSSNSGGWLSRTWNYAKDFAGGTKDMAKAYSDMREANYKNSDKYFHARGNYDAANRGPGGKKAAEIISDLREWTDKKFKGDSSDEIAADQEANEWGRKGGDPNKYRPEGLPDKYKKK; the protein is encoded by the exons ATGGAGCTGACGATTCGACTTTTGGCAGTACTTGTAATTTTTGTATTGATTACAAGTACAACAGAAGCCTGGTGGGGAAGTAGAAGCGGAAGCAGCAGTCGCACAAGCAGCAGCTCGAGCAGTGGTGGAAGCAGCAGTAGTAGCGGTGGTGGAAGCAGCAGTAGCAACAGTGGTGGATGGCTAAGTAGAACGTGGAATTATGCTAAGGACTTCGCGGGAGGGACAAAGGATATGGCGAAAGCCTACAG TGACATGCGAGAAGCAAACTATAAGAATTCCGACAAATACTTTCATGCTCGTGGGAACTATGACGCAGCTAATCGTGGACCAGGAGGCAAGAAAGCAGCCGAAATCATCAG CGATCTTCGCGAGTGGACGGACAAGAAGTTCAAAGGGGACTCAAGTGATGAAATTGCTGCGGACCAGGAGGCGAATGAGTGGGGCCGAAAAGGCGGAGATCCAAATAAATACAGACCAGAGGGACTGCCTGATAAATACAAAAAGAAGTAG